The stretch of DNA TTAATAACGCgcttttaagaaaaataaattccCTTGAATATTTATAGATAAAactttttgttaattttttttccgttaaaataattttctataaaatatataacttCTTAACtcttatattaaaaaaaattataagattttgatataataatttttttttttttttcaatataagacaaaaaaaaaaaaaaaaaaaataaaataaataaaaaatttaaaaNNNNNNNNNNNNNNNNNNNNNNNNNNNNNNNNNNNNNNNNNNNNNNNNNNNNNNNNNNNNNNNNNNNNNNNNNNNNNNNNNNNNNNNNNNNNNNNNNNNNNNNNNNNNNNNNNNNNNNNNNNNNNNNNNNNNNNNNNNNNNNNNNNNNNNNNNNNNNNNNNNNNNNNNNNNNNNNNNNNNNNNNNNNNNNNNNNNNNNNNNNNNNNNNNNNNNNNNNNNNNNNNNNNNNNNNNNNNNNNNNNNNNNNNNNNNNNNNNNNNNNNNNNNNNNNNNNNNNNNNNNNNNNNNNNNNNNNNNNNNaaaaatttttttttttttttaaataaaaaaaaaaaaaaaaaaaaaaaaaaataaaataaataaacaacTTAAACTATAGAACTTTATAATgtttattattgttttttatgtaaaaaagtaaaatttttataaaagaaatagtcaattctattattatagattatttttattaatttttattagcaTAATTTCGATTatatcataaatatattttctcttttttgtttacgtaataaaaatatatatggtGTAAATTACATGGGTAAATTAAAATTGAATAACTAATgccaattttttaatatatttaataatattaaaagaaaattaattttatacaaaaaaaaaaaaaaaaaaaaatactatatattatatgaggaaaataaataaagaaattataattcatatgaacccatgtttttttttaatttagaattttatctttgatatcaaaaaaaaaaaaaattaatacaaaaaaatcaAGTGAAACATAATTTATactagaataaaataaaacctattaattttatgtatgaattaaaaaaataataaacttacaatattttataaatatatctattacctatttttcatttagaaagttatataatgataataCCATATCAATATTTTAACTGGATTTTAaagaagaatatatatatataaaatttattgaatcataattattatatttataaattaatattaaagctttcttaatatatataacttatgttttttttacatCTTGAAATACTTTGAGTTCTTTTTATGAACATCacaaatattcatatatatatatatatatatatataaatattaattcctacatatttacatttaaaaaaaaaaaaaaaaaaaaaagaataataaataaaaaaaaaaagaaaaatcagcacttttttttaaatcattcattatatattttcttttttatctttaacgattaaaaaagtttaaatataaaaaattgaaaaaattaatgttttttttttttaattagtgTGGTGccatatatatgtatgtaaattttaattttctttattttattacctCCTATATTTTTCTCTCATAGCCATTTCACGCATCTGTTTTTCTTTCATTCTTTGTCTCATTTGCATTTTCTCAGATTCTTTTACCCACCATGGTTTATAATTACTAGATTCTCTACGTTTTCTTCTTGATGAATAAGATGAATCACTAAAACTAGAAGAAGAATTacgatatttttttttttttttttttttatacctCATCTTTTCTGATTTATATGAACTTCTTGAATTGCTTTTGCTATAATAATAACTCCTTGAGcgacttttatattttcttctctttttactactatgttttttttgaatttttttttttctagagCTGGTTTTACTACTTCTTCTATAACTATCATCGTCGCTACTTGATCTGCTACTTTTATGAGAATAACTTTTTCCACTTGAAACAGAACTACTATATTTACTTTtagaattttttctttttattttttttttcttttcttcttCACAACTTTTATCTTCTGGAACATCACTTTTTTTCAGTTTAATATCATTAGAATCGTTTATTAtctctttttttgtttcatcTGTACATTTTTCTACATTTTTATTCTCatcattttctatatttgcATTCAGTAAAAAAGGGTTAGTTTTCACTAAGTTATTTACTAAAAGTAAATTTGGTTTATACATAGCACATAATTTCAATGTTAACTTTTCTTTTAATGCTAAAACTTTTTCTACTTTTTCATTAACTGTTTGTTTATTAGCCACATTTACATCATCTTTACTATTACTATAAagtgaaaaattattttttaaaatatctttttcattaattaagCTATATGCATCTCTTATACATATCTCATTTTTTCCTACTTTAAATCCGTTCAAATTTAAAGCAGCTTTTGCGTgctcttcatttttaaattcaacAAAAGCAGTATGCACCTTTTTATGTTCATTATActgaattttataatttgttGTTTTTcctacatttttaaaaaatttctttatatcCTCTTCATcaaactataaaaaaataaaataaataaaataatatagaaaaaagaaataagcaaatatatatatatatttttgaaattacATTTTCAGGTATATTTTCCATATAAACAATTTTTGAGAAAACATcaaatttgttattttttgcGTTCAATGAATTTTGAAAATCAACTaatccttttttttgttctgaAACCAGTTGCTTTTgcaataatatattttgtatgttctaaatttagaaaaaaaaatgatgaattaaaataataaggaaaatgaaaaatggtatgaatataaaataaagtaattgaaaaaaaaaaataaataaatttaaatgaaaagaaattttcacaacatatttttataattatataaccTGGTTTGGAATATTATTATGTATATTGTTATTAACATGAATATTTCTTAAATCCGAATTATTTagaaatttttcattttcagtATTAGAAATTTCATTGAAATTCTGATTATGAGAAATTGGTTCAATAACTGTTACAACCATTGGAACGTTTAATAAAAGTTCTCCATTTAATCTTGAGGCTTTTGTTATTCCTTCAGAACTTTTAAATTCTATTTGACaatatttttgattttttccTGGAAAACTAatgtagataaaaaaaaaaaatatattatttttgttttcatttattagCATGAgactattttcattttcataaatatataaatttaatctTCACACTAAATGAGTAATTATATACGTAAgtatatgtaaataaaaaaattatgctttataattatttacttCTTGAAAGTAATACTAATTATTTCATCACATGAttcaaatttttcttttatatctttttctgATACATCTGTTGAAAGATTCTTTACATATACTACATTAGCTATGCTGAAATTTAAACTCATATTAAATCaacttttttattcttttttttctttatgaattactaaaaaatcaaatatatatttgtacatatgataaaataaataacaaaaaaaaaaaattatatatatatttataatgcggcaaaaaaaaaaaaaaaaaaaaaacattaacttcatcaaattttaattaaaagtttatttaaaattcttACATGTAAAGCTTCTACTAAAATTTACTAAATTACGGTAacataatttcttttttataaattttttttttttttttgattcatttatataatatttaattttaatggaagaaaaaaaaaatatatatttagatttttatactattattgaatattaaaacatctc from Plasmodium relictum strain SGS1 genome assembly, chromosome: 11 encodes:
- a CDS encoding RNA-binding protein, putative — encoded protein: MSLNFSIANVVYVKNLSTDVSEKDIKEKFESCDEIISITFKNFPGKNQKYCQIEFKSSEGITKASRLNGELLLNVPMVVTVIEPISHNQNFNEISNTENEKFLNNSDLRNIHVNNNIHNNIPNQNIQNILLQKQLVSEQKKGLVDFQNSLNAKNNKFDVFSKIVYMENIPENFDEEDIKKFFKNVGKTTNYKIQYNEHKKVHTAFVEFKNEEHAKAALNLNGFKVGKNEICIRDAYSLINEKDILKNNFSLYSNSKDDVNVANKQTVNEKVEKVLALKEKLTLKLCAMYKPNLLLVNNLVKTNPFLLNANIENDENKNVEKCTDETKKEIINDSNDIKLKKSDVPEDKSCEEEKKKKIKRKNSKSKYSSSVSSGKSYSHKSSRSSSDDDSYRRSSKTSSRKKKIQKKHSSKKRRKYKSRSRSYYYSKSNSRSSYKSEKMRYKKKKKKKYRNSSSSFSDSSYSSRRKRRESSNYKPWWVKESEKMQMRQRMKEKQMREMAMREKYRR